A stretch of Channa argus isolate prfri chromosome 16, Channa argus male v1.0, whole genome shotgun sequence DNA encodes these proteins:
- the tonsl gene encoding tonsoku-like protein isoform X1, which translates to MSFSREIKQLQKAKSKAQTNNNLREEASICNQLGELLSRNGDYEAAIKEHQQELSLSEVLNDVIGRAVANRKIGECYAEMGKIEAALKHQRRHLDLARSVRDHAEEQRALATIGRTYLFRYESDQSRTSLEHAEEAFRKSLAIVNDRLEGSVPVREISEMKARLFLNLGLVCDHLGEPKRCSEFIRRSVFIAEKSQLLEDLYRANFNLGNIYFRNGQHSNAVRCLGQAKECARKIKDKFSESECFHCIGKVQLSLGDFVAARRYLKKALLLGSQQPLDRQAVKKAFKYADKGCKLEEELGEDQGKRLSSHQTVELAEQLGDLYCKIGCYSKALDAYRAQLKGAEAMGKSPRELAVIHVSLAATYTDLRQYSKAVEHYRQELALRQGSSSEECSTWLNIAAAQEESGVPSEEIESSYSTALHCAQKSGQARLQKRVLRLWLVSQRKSGSSFADETEAKLQELCAAEGWNPDGSEGEEDEEEEMDNSEPLDDSDVVLSESDEDLEGYDKMVAGRRKTGRWNKRNEKGETSLHRACIDGNLKQVQFLVEQGHPVNPRDYCGWTPLHEACNHGHYDIVAVLLERGANINDPGGPLCEGVTPLHDALACGNFKVARLLVERGASVTLRNSKGDAAMDTLRQWQRTYSRELDQDTRQECITTERLLRKALAGGVAAAPTPAKPFDALQDSQLFDAENSEPLLSSGGGCSSSQDRPRNNRHSEVNAVPASPKRWQGNGSTQRHRGRGTEASVLYGNDSSSSDESDSECPVSPLRPVRPRPSFPAAPSQKNIPLNKEAGSVSNSGRESIKEAPAPSVFARQEYHSAIRGLGSAKTLLQGLSHSQFSSTDPVSSSNRSALVPEEEYLADDWLDDDLGEIQPKKKRRIRVEQNGIRVEDTDSLSASRNQNRQFNSDTSCRVPSSIRSLSLKNNGTLKPHQVKMTQMPGMVRLGRREVGRPNSPTLTADDNMRPETPPTQILTQHLAQTLAVPMPTSLPPPIRMRVRVQEDIFLIPVPQSESDSCTVSWLCEQAARRYYQKCGLLPRLSLQKEGALLSPQDLLLAVLHTNEEVVAEVCSWDLPPLPERYKKACQSLAVDENKRVTRFCEVQDGSSTVSLCGLSLAPSSLNPLLRALKLQSSITELRISSNRLQDSLLPELVATIITMPRLRLLDISGNHITGEGMEKAVNALKGQNHPAFPCLEELDISMNPLGDSVTESLSCLLSCCPLLAKLSLQACGFTTRFLQQHRLLLASALTATCHLRSVCLSYNALGSTGFELVLKTLPLHCLTHLDLSAVRRGPGDFVALEHLTTVLSQGDCSLTHLSLAANGLTDSSVATLARSLVLCPSLVDLNLSGNPSVTSAGLHSLLISLREAGRPLTLLNLQGCQVTGPWESADLDGLSELVKDLRLCCQGLNKLDRQALKQSWDNCQSHGHFIDRHTKCLLSAAASL; encoded by the exons ATGAGCTTTTCACGGGAGATTAAGC AGCTAcagaaagcaaaaagcaaagccCAGACCAATAACAACTTAAGGGAGGAAGCCAGTATCTGCAATCAGCTTGGGGAGCTACTGTCCAGAAATG GTGATTATGAGGCTGCCATTAAGGAGCACCAACAAGAGTTGTCTCTCTCTGAGGTGCTCAATGATGTGATTGGACGAGCAGTGGCCAATCGTAAGATAGGAGAGTGCTACGCTGAGATGGGAAAAATTGAAGCTGCATTAAAA cacCAGCGACGTCACTTGGACCTGGCTCGTTCTGTCAGAGATCACGCTGAGGAGCAAAGGGCCCTGGCCACTATTGGTCGAACCTACCTCTTCCGTTATGAATCTGACCAATCACGAACCAGTTTAGAGCATGCAGAGGAAGCCTTCAGGAAGAGCCTGGCCATCGTGAATGATCGTTTAGAAG GCAGTGTACCAGTGCGAGAGATTAGTGAGATGAAGGCTCGTCTTTTCCTCAATCTTGGTCTGGTCTGTGACCATCTGGGGGAACCCAAACGCTGTAGCGAGTTCATCCGACGAAGTGTCTTTATTGCTGA AAAGagccagctgctggaggacctGTACCGTGCAAACTTTAACCTGGGCAACATCTACTTCCGTAACGGTCAACACTCTAATGCAGTGCGATGTCTAGGACAAGCCAAAGAGTGTGCCAGAAAGATTAAAGACAAGTTTAGTGAGAGCGAGTGTTTTCACTGCATAGGCAAA GTGCAACTGTCACTGGGGGATTTTGTAGCAGCTAGACGATACCTGAAGAAAGCTCTTTTGCTGGGTTCCCAACAGCCACTGGACAGACAGGCAGTGAAGAAAGCTTTCAAATATG CGGACAAGGGCTGTAAATTAGAGGAAGAGCTTGGGGAAGATCAGGGAAAAAGACTCAGCTCCCATCAGACGGTGGAGCTGGCAGAGCAGCTCGGGGACCTCTATTGTAAGATTGGCTGCTACAGCAAAGCTCTGGATGCATATCGAGCACAG CTAAAGGGTGCAGAGGCAATGGGAAAATCTCCAAGAGAGCTGGCAGTCATCCATGTGTCCCTGGCTGCTACCTACACAGACCTGAGACAGTACAGCAAGGCAGTGGAGCATTACAGACAGGAGCTGGCTTTACGGCAGGGAAGCTCCTCTGAG GAGTGTAGCACGTGGCTGAACATTGCTGCAGCTCAGGAGGAGAGTGGCGTTCCCTCAGAGGAAATAGAGAGCAGCTACAGTACTGCCTTGCACTGCGCTCAAAAGTCCGGTCAGGCCAGACTACAG AAACGTGTGCTAAGGCTCTGGCTGGTCTCCCAGAGAAAAAGTGGCTCATCTTTTGCTGATGAGACTGAGGCAAAGCTGCAGGAGCTGTGTGCTGCTGAGGGCTGGAATCCAGATGGTAGCGAAggtgaggaggatgaagaggaggaaatggaCAACAGTGAACCTCTGGATGACAGTGATGTTGTCCTTTCAGAATCAG ATGAGGATTTGGAGGGTTATGACAAAATGGTAGCAGGGCGAAGGAAGACAGGAAGG TGGAATAAGAGGAACGAGAAGGGTGAAACATCACTGCACAGAGCATGTATAGATGGAAACCTAAAACAAGTGCAGTTTCTGGTGGAACAG GGTCACCCAGTGAACCCCAGAGATTACTGTGGCTGGACCCCTCTACATGAAGCCTGTAATCATGGTCACTATG ACATTGTTGCTGTGTTGTTGGAGCGTGGCGCTAACATCAATGATCCCGGTGGTCCCTTATGTGAGGGAGTGACTCCTCTGCATGATGCTCTTGCTTGTGGCAATTTCAAAGTTGCAAGACTCTTAGTGGAACGTGGGGCTTCTGTCACTCTACGCAACTCCAAG GGTGATGCAGCAATGGACACACTGCGTCAGTGGCAGAGAACATACAGCAGAGAGCTGGACCAGGACACTAGGCAGGAGTGTATCACTACAGAGAGACTCCTTAGGAAGGCACTAGCAGGGGGAG TGGCTGCTGCTCCGACCCCAGCTAAGCCTTTCGATGCCCTACAGGACAGCCAGCTGTTTGATGCTGAGAACTCAGAGCCACTGTTGTCCTCTGGAGGGGGCTGTTCATCCAGCCAAGACCGGCCTAGAAACAACAGGCATTCAGAGGTGAATGCAGTACCTGCTAGTCCCAAAAGGTGGCAGGGCAATGGCTCAACACAGCGGCATAGAGGCCGAGGAACTGAAGCATCAGTCCTTTATGGG AATGACAGCAGCTCCTCAGATGAAAGTGATTCCGAATGCCCTGTCAGTCCTCTGCGTCCCGTTCGCCCTAGACCCAGTTTTCCAGCGGCCCCAAGTCAAAAGAACATTCCCCTGAACAAGGAAGCTGGGTCCGTGTCCAACTCAGGTCGAGAAAGTATCAAAGAGGCCCCTGCACCATCTGTCTTTGCACGACAGGAGTATCACAGTGCCATTCGAGGCTTGGGCAGTGCCAAAACTCTTCTCCAGGGTCTGTCACATTCGCAGTTCTCCAGTACAGATCCTGTTTCATCTAGCAACAGATCAGCTCTGGTTCCTGAGGAGGAGTATCTAGCCGATGACTGGTTGGACGATGATCTGGGAGAAATTCAgccaaagaagaaaaggaggattCGAGTAGAGCAGAATGGGATCAGAGTTGAGGACACTGACTCACTTTCAGCATCCAGAAATCAGAACAGGCAGTTTAATTCAGACACATCCTGTAGAG TTCCCTCCTCTATCCGGAGTCTCTCACTGAAAAATAATGGCACTCTCAAGCCTCACCAGGTTAAAATGACTCAGATGCCTGGAATGGTGAGATTGGGCAGAAGGGAAGTCGGCAGGCCAAACAGCCCCACCCTTACAGCGGATGACAACATGAGACCTGAGACCCCACCAACACAAATTCTCACTCAG CATCTTGCTCAAACATTGGCTGTCCCCATGCCCACATCACTGCCTCCACCAATCAGAATGAGGGTTCGAGTTCAGGAAGATATTTTCCTTATCCCGGTGCCACAAAG TGAGTCAGACTCCTGCACTGTGTCGTGGCTCTGTGAGCAGGCAGCTCGGCGTTACTACCAGAAATGTGGCCTCCTACCTCGCCTCTCCCTGCAGAAGGAAGGTGCTCTTCTCTCTCCACAGGACCTGCTGCTGGCTGTCCTGCACACCAATGAAGAG GTTGTGGCTGAAGTATGCTCCTGGGatctccctcctctccctgaACGCTACAAAAAGGCCTGTCAGAGCCTGGCAGTTG ATGAGAACAAACGTGTCACCCGGTTCTGCGAGGTTCAGGATGGAAGCTCCACTGTATCACTGTGTGGCCTCAGCTTGGCCCCCTCTTCCCTCAACCCACTGCTTCGTGCCCTAAAACTTCAGTCCAGCATTACCGAGCTGCGTATTTCCAGCAACCGTCTCCAGGACAGCCTTCTCCCTGAGCTGGTTGCCACAATAATCACGATGCCACGACTTCGGCTGCTGGACATTTCTGGCAATCACATTACAGGGGAAGGCATGGAGAAGGCAGTGAATGCTTTAAAGGGGCAAAATCATCCTGCGTTTCCG TGCCTGGAGGAACTTGATATCAGCATGAACCCACTGGGTGACAGTGTGACAGAGTCACTGTCCTGTCTGCTGTCCTGCTGCCCTCTCTTAGCCAAGCTCTCTCTGCAGGCCTGTGGCTTCACTACACGTTTCCTGCAGCAGCACCGACTGCTGCTAGCCAGCGCTCTGACAG CCACATGTCACCTGAGATCAGTGTGTCTATCCTACAATGCACTGGGCTCCACAGGCTTCGAGCTGGTGTTGAAGACGCTGCCTCTTCACTGTCTTACACATCTGGACCTGTCTGCTGTCCGCAGGGGTCCTGGTGATTTTGTGGCACTGGAACACCTCACCACAGTCCTATCACAG GGCGACTGTTCACTGACCCACCTTAGTTTGGCAGCAAACGGGTTGACAGACAGCAGTGTAGCCACCTTGGCCAG AAGCCTTGTTTTATGTCCATCTCTTGTGGATTTAAACTTGTCTGGAAACCCGTCTGTCACCTCAGCAGGACTTCACAGCCTCCTGATCTCGCTCAGAGAGGCTGGCCGACCTTTGACCCTTCTAAACCTTCAAG GTTGTCAGGTGACCGGCCCCTGGGAAAGTGCAGATCTGGATGGTTTGTCGGAGCTAGTCAAGGATCTTCGTCTTTGCTGTCAGGGACTCAACAAGCTTGACCGGCAAGCCTTAAAGCAGAGCTGGGATAACTGTCAATCACATGGACACTTCATTGACCGGCATACCAAGTGCCTGCTCTCTGCTGCAGCCTCCCTATGa
- the tonsl gene encoding tonsoku-like protein isoform X2, whose translation MSFSREIKQLQKAKSKAQTNNNLREEASICNQLGELLSRNGDYEAAIKEHQQELSLSEVLNDVIGRAVANRKIGECYAEMGKIEAALKHQRRHLDLARSVRDHAEEQRALATIGRTYLFRYESDQSRTSLEHAEEAFRKSLAIVNDRLEGSVPVREISEMKARLFLNLGLVCDHLGEPKRCSEFIRRSVFIAEKSQLLEDLYRANFNLGNIYFRNGQHSNAVRCLGQAKECARKIKDKFSESECFHCIGKVQLSLGDFVAARRYLKKALLLGSQQPLDRQAVKKAFKYADKGCKLEEELGEDQGKRLSSHQTVELAEQLGDLYCKIGCYSKALDAYRAQLKGAEAMGKSPRELAVIHVSLAATYTDLRQYSKAVEHYRQELALRQGSSSEECSTWLNIAAAQEESGVPSEEIESSYSTALHCAQKSGQARLQKRVLRLWLVSQRKSGSSFADETEAKLQELCAAEGWNPDGSEGEEDEEEEMDNSEPLDDSDVVLSESDEDLEGYDKMVAGRRKTGRWNKRNEKGETSLHRACIDGNLKQVQFLVEQGHPVNPRDYCGWTPLHEACNHGHYDIVAVLLERGANINDPGGPLCEGVTPLHDALACGNFKVARLLVERGASVTLRNSKGDAAMDTLRQWQRTYSRELDQDTRQECITTERLLRKALAGGVAAAPTPAKPFDALQDSQLFDAENSEPLLSSGGGCSSSQDRPRNNRHSEVNAVPASPKRWQGNGSTQRHRGRGTEASVLYGNDSSSSDESDSECPVSPLRPVRPRPSFPAAPSQKNIPLNKEAGSVSNSGRESIKEAPAPSVFARQEYHSAIRGLGSAKTLLQGLSHSQFSSTDPVSSSNRSALVPEEEYLADDWLDDDLGEIQPKKKRRIRVEQNGIRVEDTDSLSASRNQNRQFNSDTSCRVPSSIRSLSLKNNGTLKPHQVKMTQMPGMVRLGRREVGRPNSPTLTADDNMRPETPPTQILTQHLAQTLAVPMPTSLPPPIRMRVRVQEDIFLIPVPQSESDSCTVSWLCEQAARRYYQKCGLLPRLSLQKEGALLSPQDLLLAVLHTNEEVVAEVCSWDLPPLPERYKKACQSLAVDENKRVTRFCEVQDGSSTVSLCGLSLAPSSLNPLLRALKLQSSITELRISSNRLQDSLLPELVATIITMPRLRLLDISGNHITGEGMEKAVNALKGQNHPAFPCLEELDISMNPLGDSVTESLSCLLSCCPLLAKLSLQACGFTTRFLQQHRLLLASALTATCHLRSVCLSYNALGSTGFELVLKTLPLHCLTHLDLSAVRRGPGDFVALEHLTTVLSQGDCSLTHLSLAANGLTDSSVATLASRTSQPPDLAQRGWPTFDPSKPSRLSGDRPLGKCRSGWFVGASQGSSSLLSGTQQA comes from the exons ATGAGCTTTTCACGGGAGATTAAGC AGCTAcagaaagcaaaaagcaaagccCAGACCAATAACAACTTAAGGGAGGAAGCCAGTATCTGCAATCAGCTTGGGGAGCTACTGTCCAGAAATG GTGATTATGAGGCTGCCATTAAGGAGCACCAACAAGAGTTGTCTCTCTCTGAGGTGCTCAATGATGTGATTGGACGAGCAGTGGCCAATCGTAAGATAGGAGAGTGCTACGCTGAGATGGGAAAAATTGAAGCTGCATTAAAA cacCAGCGACGTCACTTGGACCTGGCTCGTTCTGTCAGAGATCACGCTGAGGAGCAAAGGGCCCTGGCCACTATTGGTCGAACCTACCTCTTCCGTTATGAATCTGACCAATCACGAACCAGTTTAGAGCATGCAGAGGAAGCCTTCAGGAAGAGCCTGGCCATCGTGAATGATCGTTTAGAAG GCAGTGTACCAGTGCGAGAGATTAGTGAGATGAAGGCTCGTCTTTTCCTCAATCTTGGTCTGGTCTGTGACCATCTGGGGGAACCCAAACGCTGTAGCGAGTTCATCCGACGAAGTGTCTTTATTGCTGA AAAGagccagctgctggaggacctGTACCGTGCAAACTTTAACCTGGGCAACATCTACTTCCGTAACGGTCAACACTCTAATGCAGTGCGATGTCTAGGACAAGCCAAAGAGTGTGCCAGAAAGATTAAAGACAAGTTTAGTGAGAGCGAGTGTTTTCACTGCATAGGCAAA GTGCAACTGTCACTGGGGGATTTTGTAGCAGCTAGACGATACCTGAAGAAAGCTCTTTTGCTGGGTTCCCAACAGCCACTGGACAGACAGGCAGTGAAGAAAGCTTTCAAATATG CGGACAAGGGCTGTAAATTAGAGGAAGAGCTTGGGGAAGATCAGGGAAAAAGACTCAGCTCCCATCAGACGGTGGAGCTGGCAGAGCAGCTCGGGGACCTCTATTGTAAGATTGGCTGCTACAGCAAAGCTCTGGATGCATATCGAGCACAG CTAAAGGGTGCAGAGGCAATGGGAAAATCTCCAAGAGAGCTGGCAGTCATCCATGTGTCCCTGGCTGCTACCTACACAGACCTGAGACAGTACAGCAAGGCAGTGGAGCATTACAGACAGGAGCTGGCTTTACGGCAGGGAAGCTCCTCTGAG GAGTGTAGCACGTGGCTGAACATTGCTGCAGCTCAGGAGGAGAGTGGCGTTCCCTCAGAGGAAATAGAGAGCAGCTACAGTACTGCCTTGCACTGCGCTCAAAAGTCCGGTCAGGCCAGACTACAG AAACGTGTGCTAAGGCTCTGGCTGGTCTCCCAGAGAAAAAGTGGCTCATCTTTTGCTGATGAGACTGAGGCAAAGCTGCAGGAGCTGTGTGCTGCTGAGGGCTGGAATCCAGATGGTAGCGAAggtgaggaggatgaagaggaggaaatggaCAACAGTGAACCTCTGGATGACAGTGATGTTGTCCTTTCAGAATCAG ATGAGGATTTGGAGGGTTATGACAAAATGGTAGCAGGGCGAAGGAAGACAGGAAGG TGGAATAAGAGGAACGAGAAGGGTGAAACATCACTGCACAGAGCATGTATAGATGGAAACCTAAAACAAGTGCAGTTTCTGGTGGAACAG GGTCACCCAGTGAACCCCAGAGATTACTGTGGCTGGACCCCTCTACATGAAGCCTGTAATCATGGTCACTATG ACATTGTTGCTGTGTTGTTGGAGCGTGGCGCTAACATCAATGATCCCGGTGGTCCCTTATGTGAGGGAGTGACTCCTCTGCATGATGCTCTTGCTTGTGGCAATTTCAAAGTTGCAAGACTCTTAGTGGAACGTGGGGCTTCTGTCACTCTACGCAACTCCAAG GGTGATGCAGCAATGGACACACTGCGTCAGTGGCAGAGAACATACAGCAGAGAGCTGGACCAGGACACTAGGCAGGAGTGTATCACTACAGAGAGACTCCTTAGGAAGGCACTAGCAGGGGGAG TGGCTGCTGCTCCGACCCCAGCTAAGCCTTTCGATGCCCTACAGGACAGCCAGCTGTTTGATGCTGAGAACTCAGAGCCACTGTTGTCCTCTGGAGGGGGCTGTTCATCCAGCCAAGACCGGCCTAGAAACAACAGGCATTCAGAGGTGAATGCAGTACCTGCTAGTCCCAAAAGGTGGCAGGGCAATGGCTCAACACAGCGGCATAGAGGCCGAGGAACTGAAGCATCAGTCCTTTATGGG AATGACAGCAGCTCCTCAGATGAAAGTGATTCCGAATGCCCTGTCAGTCCTCTGCGTCCCGTTCGCCCTAGACCCAGTTTTCCAGCGGCCCCAAGTCAAAAGAACATTCCCCTGAACAAGGAAGCTGGGTCCGTGTCCAACTCAGGTCGAGAAAGTATCAAAGAGGCCCCTGCACCATCTGTCTTTGCACGACAGGAGTATCACAGTGCCATTCGAGGCTTGGGCAGTGCCAAAACTCTTCTCCAGGGTCTGTCACATTCGCAGTTCTCCAGTACAGATCCTGTTTCATCTAGCAACAGATCAGCTCTGGTTCCTGAGGAGGAGTATCTAGCCGATGACTGGTTGGACGATGATCTGGGAGAAATTCAgccaaagaagaaaaggaggattCGAGTAGAGCAGAATGGGATCAGAGTTGAGGACACTGACTCACTTTCAGCATCCAGAAATCAGAACAGGCAGTTTAATTCAGACACATCCTGTAGAG TTCCCTCCTCTATCCGGAGTCTCTCACTGAAAAATAATGGCACTCTCAAGCCTCACCAGGTTAAAATGACTCAGATGCCTGGAATGGTGAGATTGGGCAGAAGGGAAGTCGGCAGGCCAAACAGCCCCACCCTTACAGCGGATGACAACATGAGACCTGAGACCCCACCAACACAAATTCTCACTCAG CATCTTGCTCAAACATTGGCTGTCCCCATGCCCACATCACTGCCTCCACCAATCAGAATGAGGGTTCGAGTTCAGGAAGATATTTTCCTTATCCCGGTGCCACAAAG TGAGTCAGACTCCTGCACTGTGTCGTGGCTCTGTGAGCAGGCAGCTCGGCGTTACTACCAGAAATGTGGCCTCCTACCTCGCCTCTCCCTGCAGAAGGAAGGTGCTCTTCTCTCTCCACAGGACCTGCTGCTGGCTGTCCTGCACACCAATGAAGAG GTTGTGGCTGAAGTATGCTCCTGGGatctccctcctctccctgaACGCTACAAAAAGGCCTGTCAGAGCCTGGCAGTTG ATGAGAACAAACGTGTCACCCGGTTCTGCGAGGTTCAGGATGGAAGCTCCACTGTATCACTGTGTGGCCTCAGCTTGGCCCCCTCTTCCCTCAACCCACTGCTTCGTGCCCTAAAACTTCAGTCCAGCATTACCGAGCTGCGTATTTCCAGCAACCGTCTCCAGGACAGCCTTCTCCCTGAGCTGGTTGCCACAATAATCACGATGCCACGACTTCGGCTGCTGGACATTTCTGGCAATCACATTACAGGGGAAGGCATGGAGAAGGCAGTGAATGCTTTAAAGGGGCAAAATCATCCTGCGTTTCCG TGCCTGGAGGAACTTGATATCAGCATGAACCCACTGGGTGACAGTGTGACAGAGTCACTGTCCTGTCTGCTGTCCTGCTGCCCTCTCTTAGCCAAGCTCTCTCTGCAGGCCTGTGGCTTCACTACACGTTTCCTGCAGCAGCACCGACTGCTGCTAGCCAGCGCTCTGACAG CCACATGTCACCTGAGATCAGTGTGTCTATCCTACAATGCACTGGGCTCCACAGGCTTCGAGCTGGTGTTGAAGACGCTGCCTCTTCACTGTCTTACACATCTGGACCTGTCTGCTGTCCGCAGGGGTCCTGGTGATTTTGTGGCACTGGAACACCTCACCACAGTCCTATCACAG GGCGACTGTTCACTGACCCACCTTAGTTTGGCAGCAAACGGGTTGACAGACAGCAGTGTAGCCACCTTGGCCAG CAGGACTTCACAGCCTCCTGATCTCGCTCAGAGAGGCTGGCCGACCTTTGACCCTTCTAAACCTTCAAG GTTGTCAGGTGACCGGCCCCTGGGAAAGTGCAGATCTGGATGGTTTGTCGGAGCTAGTCAAGGATCTTCGTCTTTGCTGTCAGGGACTCAACAAGCTTGA